A genome region from Rhodopseudomonas boonkerdii includes the following:
- a CDS encoding Lin0512 family protein produces the protein MARVRCITEMGMGVDVHGRDATKAAKRAVSDAIRHSSVGFFRMVGKTPHDMFVDVTIGVPNPEAVDTDAVAKELPYGTVTVKAVHGGLDIPAESGTDGILIANAAVVVSLENDA, from the coding sequence ATGGCACGTGTGCGCTGTATCACCGAGATGGGCATGGGCGTCGACGTTCACGGGCGTGACGCGACCAAGGCGGCGAAGCGCGCGGTATCGGACGCGATCAGGCATTCCAGCGTCGGCTTCTTCCGCATGGTCGGCAAGACGCCGCATGACATGTTCGTTGATGTCACCATCGGCGTGCCCAATCCCGAGGCGGTCGATACGGACGCCGTGGCGAAGGAATTGCCTTATGGCACCGTGACGGTGAAAGCCGTGCACGGCGGGCTGGATATTCCGGCGGAGAGCGGCACCGATGGCATTCTCATCGCCAATGCCGCGGTGGTGGTGAGCCTCGAGAACGACGCGTGA
- a CDS encoding DUF899 domain-containing protein, translating into MQNTIVSHADWLKARLELMEAEKAFTRQRDELTRRRMALPWERVAKPYRFEAQGGERTLADLFGDCSQLIVYHFMFGPDWQEGCKSCSFWADNFNGIPIHLKHRDVAFTAVSRAPLEKLMAYRQRLGWSFPWVTDRSDFSIDYYGAFSPEDLAKGETYWNYKVQPNTTSEQVGISVFAKNAAGEVFHTYSIFGRGVEEVNGAYHFLDMVPKGRDEDGLDFTMSWVRRHDQY; encoded by the coding sequence ATGCAGAACACGATCGTCTCGCACGCGGACTGGCTGAAAGCACGGCTCGAACTGATGGAAGCCGAAAAGGCTTTCACCCGTCAGCGCGACGAACTCACGCGGCGGCGCATGGCGTTGCCGTGGGAGCGGGTTGCAAAGCCCTATCGATTCGAAGCTCAGGGCGGCGAACGGACACTCGCCGATCTGTTCGGTGATTGCTCGCAGCTCATCGTCTATCACTTCATGTTCGGGCCGGACTGGCAGGAGGGCTGTAAATCCTGCTCGTTCTGGGCCGACAATTTCAATGGCATCCCGATCCATCTGAAACATCGGGATGTCGCCTTCACCGCGGTGTCGCGGGCGCCGCTGGAAAAGCTCATGGCCTACAGACAGCGTCTCGGCTGGAGCTTCCCCTGGGTCACCGATCGCAGCGATTTCAGCATCGATTACTACGGCGCATTTTCGCCCGAGGACCTGGCCAAGGGCGAGACCTACTGGAACTACAAAGTGCAGCCCAACACCACGTCAGAACAGGTCGGCATCAGCGTCTTCGCGAAGAATGCGGCAGGCGAGGTGTTTCACACTTATTCGATCTTCGGCCGTGGTGTCGAGGAAGTGAACGGGGCCTATCACTTTCTTGATATGGTGCCCAAGGGGCGCGACGAGGACGGGCTCGATTTTACCATGTCTTGGGTACGGCGGCACGATCAGTATTGA
- a CDS encoding TenA family protein produces MDIFDRLKAAAADDWSSYVDHDFVRQLGAGTLPETAFRTYLVQDYLFLIQFARAYALATYKSRTLEDMKAAQGGLAAILGEMELHVKLCGRWGLSPADIEAAPELQATVAYTRFVLDCGAAGDLLDLHVALAPCVIGYAEIGAKLAPDGAAALGNHPYREWIGEYAGQGYQDIATNARRHLDDLAARAMTERRFGELAKSFALASRLEADFWQMGLDAR; encoded by the coding sequence ATGGATATCTTCGATCGCCTCAAGGCCGCAGCTGCCGACGACTGGTCGTCCTATGTCGATCATGACTTCGTCCGTCAGCTGGGCGCGGGCACGCTGCCGGAGACGGCCTTTCGCACTTATCTCGTGCAGGACTATCTGTTCCTGATCCAGTTTGCGCGCGCCTACGCGCTCGCGACCTACAAGAGCCGGACGCTCGAGGATATGAAGGCGGCTCAAGGTGGCCTCGCTGCCATTCTCGGCGAGATGGAGCTGCACGTGAAACTGTGCGGCCGGTGGGGATTGTCACCGGCAGATATCGAAGCCGCCCCGGAATTGCAGGCGACCGTTGCCTATACGCGCTTTGTGCTGGATTGCGGCGCCGCCGGCGATCTGCTCGATCTGCATGTGGCGCTCGCACCCTGTGTCATCGGCTATGCGGAGATCGGCGCGAAGCTCGCGCCGGATGGCGCCGCGGCGCTCGGCAATCATCCGTATCGCGAGTGGATCGGCGAATATGCCGGGCAGGGCTATCAGGACATCGCGACCAATGCGCGTCGTCATCTCGACGATCTTGCGGCCCGCGCGATGACGGAGCGGCGTTTCGGCGAGCTCGCAAAATCGTTTGCCCTCGCCTCGCGTCTGGAAGCCGATTTCTGGCAGATGGGCCTCGACGCGCGCTGA
- a CDS encoding peptide deformylase: MTIRSIVRYPDPRLVQHAVPVAAFDDALRILADDLRDTMHAAPGIGITAPHIGVLLRVVVLDLGDGAKTYVNPEVTWASPELIMHQEGSVSMPGVNDDIQRHARVRISYRDLDGNLHTEESDGLRAVCHQHEIDQLNGLFWIKRLSRIKRERIIKRFEKLSRH, from the coding sequence ATGACCATCCGCTCCATCGTCCGCTATCCCGATCCGCGTCTCGTGCAGCATGCGGTACCGGTCGCCGCGTTCGACGATGCGCTGCGTATCCTCGCCGACGATCTCCGCGACACCATGCACGCCGCGCCGGGCATCGGCATCACTGCGCCGCATATCGGCGTTTTGCTGCGCGTAGTCGTGCTCGATCTCGGCGATGGCGCGAAAACCTATGTGAATCCCGAGGTGACCTGGGCCTCTCCCGAACTGATCATGCACCAGGAAGGCAGCGTGTCGATGCCGGGTGTCAATGACGATATCCAGCGTCATGCGCGCGTACGGATCAGCTACCGCGATCTCGACGGCAATTTGCACACTGAGGAGTCCGACGGTCTTCGCGCCGTCTGCCACCAGCACGAGATCGACCAGTTGAACGGCCTATTCTGGATCAAGCGCCTCTCGCGCATCAAGCGCGAGAGGATCATCAAGCGGTTCGAGAAGCTGTCGCGGCACTGA
- a CDS encoding serine hydrolase domain-containing protein, whose amino-acid sequence MSDAPLSNQPATAAETDPNTLGWMKGFPPAPDRTIRFHDDSFRNFPELRWAWSNVRSLVPTVNVWRGGGGVSVLPRGERDVGGVQSTTMDGRPMTFARMFEETYADGIAVLHKGKLVYERYAGALKPHKPHIAMSVTKSFTGTLAGMLIAEGKIDPQAPVTDYVPELKDTAFGDARVHEVMDMTTGLKYTEVYTDRNSDVWSLRRANGMAPIPSDYEGATDIFALLCKQEKQGEHGKAFAYKTVNTDVLAFIVRRASGTALSDLLSERIWQPMGAEEDAHYHVDRVGMESGGGGLSTTLRDLARFGEVMRNHGRFNGRQIVPASVVEDIERGADPAKFEPAGYVTLPGGSYRNQWWVTHNEHGAYMARGVYGQGLYIDPRAEMVIARYASHPVAGNAANDPVTLPAYMALAKNLMAGRV is encoded by the coding sequence ATGTCCGACGCGCCCCTATCGAACCAGCCCGCCACCGCTGCCGAAACCGACCCGAACACTCTCGGCTGGATGAAGGGCTTTCCGCCTGCACCGGACAGGACCATCCGCTTTCACGACGACTCCTTCCGCAACTTTCCCGAGCTGCGCTGGGCCTGGAGCAATGTGCGCTCGCTCGTGCCGACGGTGAATGTCTGGCGCGGCGGGGGCGGCGTGTCGGTGTTGCCGCGCGGAGAGCGCGATGTCGGCGGCGTGCAATCGACGACCATGGATGGCCGGCCGATGACCTTCGCAAGGATGTTTGAGGAGACATATGCCGACGGCATCGCGGTGCTGCACAAGGGCAAGCTGGTTTACGAGCGCTATGCAGGGGCGCTGAAGCCGCACAAGCCGCATATCGCCATGTCGGTAACCAAGTCGTTCACCGGCACGCTGGCAGGCATGCTGATTGCGGAAGGCAAGATCGATCCTCAGGCGCCGGTGACAGACTATGTGCCGGAGCTGAAGGATACGGCCTTCGGCGATGCGCGCGTGCACGAAGTCATGGATATGACCACGGGGCTGAAATACACCGAGGTCTATACCGACAGGAATTCGGACGTCTGGAGTCTGCGCCGGGCCAACGGCATGGCGCCGATTCCGTCGGACTACGAAGGCGCGACCGATATTTTCGCATTGCTGTGCAAGCAGGAGAAACAGGGCGAACACGGCAAGGCCTTTGCCTACAAGACCGTCAATACCGATGTGCTCGCTTTCATCGTCCGACGTGCCAGCGGCACGGCGCTGAGCGATCTGCTTTCCGAGCGTATCTGGCAACCGATGGGCGCCGAGGAAGATGCGCATTATCACGTCGATCGCGTCGGCATGGAGAGCGGCGGTGGCGGCCTCTCGACCACGCTGCGCGATCTCGCCCGCTTCGGCGAGGTGATGCGCAATCACGGCCGCTTCAATGGCCGCCAGATCGTGCCTGCGTCGGTGGTCGAGGACATCGAACGCGGCGCCGATCCCGCCAAGTTCGAGCCTGCCGGCTATGTCACGCTGCCGGGTGGCTCCTACCGCAATCAGTGGTGGGTGACGCACAACGAACACGGTGCCTATATGGCGCGCGGCGTCTACGGGCAGGGTCTTTATATCGATCCCAGGGCCGAGATGGTGATCGCACGCTATGCATCGCATCCGGTCGCCGGCAATGCTGCCAACGATCCCGTCACACTGCCGGCCTATATGGCCCTGGCGAAGAATCTGATGGCCGGGCGGGTCTGA
- a CDS encoding SRPBCC family protein has translation MNDITPSAYGKLTGHAELTIQRLLPGPIERVWAYLTESDLRKQWLASGEMQMSVGTPFELVWRNDELSNPPAKRPEGFSKEHRMQSEITELDPPRKITFTWAPRGEVTFELNPQGSKVLLTVIHRRISDRVNTLKVSAGWHTHLDVLVARLNGEEPRPYWEVWQRLHEEYGKRLPA, from the coding sequence ATGAACGACATCACGCCATCGGCCTATGGCAAACTCACCGGGCACGCCGAACTGACGATCCAGCGCTTGTTGCCAGGGCCGATCGAACGGGTCTGGGCCTATCTCACGGAAAGCGATCTGCGCAAGCAATGGCTTGCATCGGGTGAGATGCAGATGAGTGTCGGCACGCCGTTCGAACTCGTCTGGCGCAATGACGAACTATCCAATCCGCCTGCGAAGCGGCCCGAGGGGTTTAGTAAGGAGCATCGCATGCAAAGCGAGATCACCGAGCTCGATCCGCCGCGTAAGATCACCTTCACCTGGGCGCCGCGCGGCGAGGTGACGTTCGAGCTCAATCCGCAAGGCAGCAAGGTGCTGCTGACCGTGATCCATCGCCGCATCAGCGATCGCGTCAATACGCTCAAGGTCAGTGCCGGCTGGCATACCCATCTTGACGTATTGGTGGCGCGTCTCAATGGCGAAGAGCCAAGACCCTATTGGGAGGTCTGGCAGCGCCTGCACGAGGAATACGGAAAGCGCCTGCCGGCCTGA
- a CDS encoding ArsR/SmtB family transcription factor: protein MVELIAPQLDNVFHALGDATRRQMLRELVNGERTVGQLAQPHEMSLAAASKHIKVLEGAGLIRRQVRGRTHWCQLAPGALASAHEWLSFYEQFWTDRLDTLEQLLHADDAATSPKATGEKR, encoded by the coding sequence ATGGTTGAATTAATTGCGCCCCAGCTCGACAATGTCTTCCACGCTCTTGGCGACGCCACGCGGCGCCAGATGTTGCGTGAACTGGTCAATGGGGAGCGAACCGTCGGCCAGCTCGCCCAACCGCATGAGATGTCGCTGGCCGCCGCCTCCAAGCACATCAAGGTGCTGGAGGGGGCCGGCCTGATCCGCCGTCAGGTACGCGGCCGGACACATTGGTGCCAGCTTGCGCCGGGCGCGCTGGCAAGCGCGCATGAATGGTTGAGCTTCTACGAGCAGTTCTGGACGGATCGTCTGGATACGCTTGAACAGCTGCTGCACGCCGACGATGCAGCGACGTCCCCCAAAGCGACAGGAGAGAAGCGATGA
- a CDS encoding DUF3016 domain-containing protein, whose protein sequence is MRKRAILAAILIVAAFASCQASAGVNVRFVDPERFTDADTNGFRAAEAGVLAEIKTHLQRLGGRFLAPGQKLTIDILDIDRAGINESWRGGSMGDVRIMRGVTPPRIKLRYVLGEKGKRPRGGEETLTDINYQMNPSARFSGDRLVYEKALLDDWFRRMFARDKSW, encoded by the coding sequence ATGAGGAAACGAGCAATCCTCGCGGCGATCTTGATCGTTGCAGCGTTCGCGTCCTGTCAGGCTTCTGCTGGCGTCAATGTCCGTTTCGTCGATCCCGAGCGTTTCACCGATGCCGACACGAACGGCTTTCGCGCTGCAGAAGCCGGTGTGCTGGCAGAGATCAAAACCCATCTGCAACGGCTGGGCGGCAGGTTTCTCGCGCCCGGCCAGAAACTGACCATCGATATTCTCGACATCGATCGCGCCGGCATAAACGAGTCATGGCGTGGCGGCAGTATGGGTGACGTCCGTATCATGCGGGGCGTTACGCCACCGCGGATCAAGCTGCGTTATGTGCTGGGCGAGAAGGGCAAGCGCCCGCGTGGCGGCGAGGAGACGCTGACCGACATCAATTATCAGATGAATCCCTCCGCGCGCTTCAGCGGCGATCGCCTTGTTTACGAGAAGGCGTTGCTTGACGATTGGTTCCGGCGCATGTTTGCGCGCGACAAATCCTGGTAA